The stretch of DNA GATGATGGCCGTAAACGTAGGCAGCGTTTTCTACGGTATGCAGTACCAGATTCGGCAAATGCTGACGCAGGATCAGCCCGGCGACCATCCAGTCCGGGGCAAAATCGTGAACGTTTCCAGCATTGCGGGTGTGCGCGGAATGCCAATGGGTGCCCCCTACAGTGCCTCGAAACATGCCGTACTGGGCCTGACAAAAACCGTTGCGCTCGAATACGCCAAACAGGGCATACGGGTAAATGCCATTTGTCCGGTCTACACCCACTCGACTATGGTTGACGACCTGATTAACAAGGCTCCCGGTATGGAAGACCGAATGCGGAAAATGATTCCGATAGGTCGTTTCGGCGAACCCGACGACATTGCACAAGCCATTTTGTGGCTCTGCGCCGACGAAAACGCCTTCTGTACCGGCCAGGCTATTCAACTGGATGGCGGCTTCACGGCAGGGTGACTAACTAAAAAGGGAGTTAAGTGAAAGAGGGTGTGCGCTATGGTACACAGTCAGCATACGGATTCTATTGTTGCTAACAATCTGATAAACAATGCGGTATTGCTTGTAGATGAGTTCACGGACTTTAGGACTTTCAACCTCCGGCACCATACGCCCCATTTCAGGGAAGTTGCGAAGGAGATCAGCTTTCTCGAATATTTTTTCGACAAAAGTTTCAGCTAATGGTTTTGAATATTGTGATAAGTACTCTGCTATGTTGTCAATGTCATCAACGATTTGATTCGACCAGTCTAACGTAACCACTTCGCTAATTTTCCTTTAAGTTCTTCCGTTGTATAAACTTCGCCCCGCTCCCCCTGGGCAATACCGTTTTCGACTTTTTGAACAAAAATCAAACGTTCTACTAAATCATCAATGGAGAATTCAGTTGGAAAGTCTCTTATGCTTTCCAACAACTTTTCTTTTGTTAACATAGCTAACGTGTTTTTTGGTAAATATAACAAATAATAAGCACTGCATGGCAACACAATTCTATTCGCCCCGCGACCTGCGATTCCAGCTTTACGAGGTGCTGAACGCCGAGCGACTGACGAAATTCGACTATTTCCGCGACCATGACCGCGAATCGTTCGACATGGTGCTCGACGCAGCCCGGCAAATCAGCGAAACAGTGCTGAAGCCGCTGCTCACGGTAATGGACCGCAACGAACCACAACTCGTAGCTGGCAAAATCCGGGTCCACCCGCAGATGCGCTCCATCATTAAAAAATTTGGTGATGATGGCTGGATCAACGCGCCCTTTCGCTACGACGAAGGCGGGCAGCAACTCCCGGCCACTATCATGAATGCCGCTACGTTTATCTTCGGCGCGGCCAACTACTCATCGAGCGTATTTCCGTTTCTGACCACCGGCGCGGCCAATCTGCTCCGTAGCTTCGGTTCCGCCGAACTTATCGACCGCTTTACACCGAAAATGTATGCCGGTCAATGGCAGGGTACAATGGCCCTGACCGAACCCGATGCCGGTTCATCGCTGTCGGACATTACCACAACCGCCGAACCCACCGATACGCCGGGCACGTATCAGATTCGGGGCCAGAAAATTTACATCTCGGCGGGCGACCACGATGCCGTTGAAAACGTGGTGCATCTGATGCTGGCGAAAATTAAAGGTGGCCCAGCAGGAGCAAAGGGCATTTCATTGTTTGCTGTGCCGCAACAGCGCGAGGAAAACGGTCAACTTGTTGATAATGATGTGTTGACGGCGGGGGTGTATCATAAGATGGGCTACAAAGGTGCGCCCATTGCTCACCTCATGGTTGGCTCGAACGGCGGGACTATTGGGTATTTGGTGGGCGAACCGCATCAGGGCCTGCGCTACATGTTTCAGATGATGAACGAAGCCCGCGTGGGCGTGGGCATGAACGCCGTTTCAATTGGTACGGCGGCCTATTACGCGTCGCTCGAATACGCCCGCGAACGTCCGCAGGGTCGGCCTGTTTCCGAAAAAGACCCAACCCGCCCACAAGTGCCTATCATTCGCCATGCCGATGTGAAACGGATGCTGTTGTTTCAGAAATCGGTGCTGGAAGGGTCGTTGAGTTTGCTACTCTATTGTTCCTATCTGGCCGATTTGTCGCACGTAGCTGACGGAGATGAAAAAGCCAACGCGGCTCTCTTGCTCGATTTGCTGACACCCGTTGCCAAATCGTACCCGTCGGAGATGGGGTGCCTGACCACGAGCGCGGCTGTGCAGGTTCTGGGCGGGGCAGGCTACACCACTGATTTTCCGGTCGAGCAGTTTTACCGCGAAGCCCGTATCCATCCCATTCATGAAGGCACAACCGGCATTCATGGGCTGGATTTATTAGGTCGGAAAGTGACGTTGCAGGGCGGAAAAGGCGTTCAACTGTTGCTGGCCGAGATAGAGCGAACGCTGGTTGACGCCCGGCCATACGCTGACCTGCAACCATTAGCCGATCAGCTTACGGCTGCATTAGGCAAACTTGATGCCGTTACGAAGCACCTGCTCAGCCTGGCCCCTTCTGACACAGAAGCATTTCTGGCCGACGCGACGCTGTACCTCGAATTGTTCGGGATAATTACTATTGCCTGGCAGTGGCTCCGGCAGGCAACGGTCGCGCAGAAGAATTTACCGGCTGCTGCTGGCGACGACGTTAACTTCTATCAGGGCAAGCTAATGACCGCCCGGTATTTTTACGAATACGAGTTAGTGAAAGTCTATTCGTTAGCCCGAAGGCTCCAAGCCACCGACCGGGTTACTTTAGCGATGAAAGGCGAGTGGTTCTGATGCAGAACTCACTGGCTTGCCAGCCATTCATCTTCTTTGTCCCGCATGACATCGGCTTCGTCGTCCGTTTTGTCGCCGTAGCCGCAGAGGTGTAGCAGGCCGTGGGCCAGCACCCGGCGCATTTCCTGCTCTGCCGACACGCCGAGATGCAATGCATTGTCAGCTACCCGGTCAACGCTGATAAAAATATCGCCTTCAATCAGACGCTCGGTTTCCGAATTGTCGAAGGTGATAATATCCGTGTAATAATCGTGCTGAAGGTGGTCGCGATTTACCTGGAGCAGGTAATCGTCTGAGCAGAAAATGTAGTTCAGCTCACCTACAGCATAACCTTCTGCGTTGGCCTGTCGTTTAAGCCATTGGCGCGTCGCCTGTTTCTGCGGCAGCTTGTAGTCAACGTCTTCGTTAAAGAATCGAATCATATCGGCAAAAATAGTTTATGAACGCCATTCAACTCACCGAATTACACCAGCCGGTTAAACTCACCGAGGTGCCAACGCCAACGCCCGGCCCCGGCGAGGTACTTATCAAGTTGCGGGCTGCGGCCCTGAACCACCGCGACGTGTTTATCCAGAAAGGACTGTATCCGGGCATTAAACTACCCGTTATTCTCGGTTCTGATGGCGCAGGCATCGTGGCCGAGGTTGGCACGGGTGTTGATCCGGTCTGGCGCGGGCAGGAGGTCGTCATCAACTGTTCGCTAAACTGGGGGTCGAACCCGGCGTTTTACGGCCCTGATTTCCAGATTCTTGGAATGCCTGCTAACGGTACGTTTGCCGAGTGCATTTCGGTTCCGGCAAACTATATCCACCACAAACCGGCGCATCTGTCGTTCGAGCAGGCGGCTGCGTTGCCGCTGGCGGGCCTGACTGCCTGGCGTGCGCTCATGACGCGGGCAGGGCTACACACCAGCGGACATCGCAGCCGGGAACGAGTGCTGATAACGGGCATCGGCGGAGGAGCGGCCCTGTTTGCGTTACAGTTTGCCGTGGCAGCAGGAGCCGAAGTCTGGGTGACGTCGGGTTCAGATGAAAAGATTGAACGGGCCAAAACGCTGGGTGCTGCAGGTGGCGTCAACTACCGCGAACCCGATTGGCTGAAAACACTGATGGCTCAGGCAAGTGGAGGCAAAACGGAGCATCCACTCCGGGGCTATTTCGATGTCATTATCGACAGCGCGGGCGGACCGGGTTTTGCCAAACTCATCGACGCAGCCGCGCCGGGCGGACGGATTGCGTTTTTCGGTGGCACAGCCGGTAACATCACCGATATTATTCCGGCGAAAGCGTTTTTCAAGCAACTTACGCTGTTGGGTTCGACCATGGGGACCGAAGCCGAATTCGGGAGTATGCTTGCCTTCGTTTCGGAGAAGAAAATCAGGCCGGTTCTTGACGAGATACTACCGCTGGCAGAAGCCGAACAGGCGTTTCGGCACATGGATGATGGGAAACAGTTTGGCAAAATAGTGCTGGCAATAAATGGCTGACGGGTACTTATCCACAATCTGTGTGTGGATAAGTATAGGGTTATTCACATTTTGTTGAAAGTTCCTTCGTCAAAACGACCAACCGGGTCGTTCGTTTTACCTTTGCCCCATGACGAGCACAACTACGAGCGTAACGGATATACTGCAACGGCGCATGGCCGAACGAACGGCATCGGGTTTGCTACGCCAGTTACGAACGGCAGAAGGAATGGTCGATTTTTGCTCGAACGACTATCTGGGCTTTGCCCGTTCGCCCGAACTGCGCGAAGCCATTCAACAGGCCGATCTGGCTTTTGACAAGCTGAAAACGGGCGCAACTGGTTCGCGGCTGCTGGCCGGACAAACTACCCTGGCCGAAGCAATTGAGTTAGATCTGGCTCAGTTTTATCGAACCGAAACGGCCCTGCTATTCAACGCTGGTTACGATGCCAACCTCGGTTTGCTGGCCTGCCTGCCACAACGGGGCGACGTGCTGCTGACCGACGAACTCGTTCATGCCAGCATGATCGATGGCGCACGGCTGTGCTATGCCAACCGCCAACGTTTCCGCCATAACGACCTGGCCGATCTGGAAGAAAAACTTCGCGATGCGTTTTTATCGACTGGCGGTCAGGTGTTTGTAGCGGTCGAGTCGCTGTATTCGATGGATGGCGACACGGCCCCGCTGACTGCCCTCTGCGACCTCTGTGACCGCTACGGGGCCGCGCTGCTCGTGGATGAGGCCCATGCAACGGGCGTGTATGGTCCCAACGGTGAGGGTCTCGTTGTGGCAATGGGCCTGCAAGAGCGCGTACTGGCGCGTGTACATACGTTTGGCAAGGCATTAGGCGTACACGGTGCGGCTGTGGCTGGCCCGGCAATCCTGCGCGATTACCTCATCAATTTTGCCCGCCCGTTCATTTATTCGACTGCGTTGCCCCCTCATAGCCTGCTGGCAATTCGGAGTGCTCATCAACACCTGCAAACGCAGCCGACGAATCGGCAGCGGCTACAGCAGCGAATTGCTCATTTTCGGCAACAGGTAGCCACGCTGTTACCCAACACGATCTGGACAAACAGCATCTCGCCCATTCAGTGCCTGATTGTGCCGGGCAACGATGCGGCCCGCGCCGTGGCAACGCATTGTCAGCAAGATGGTTTCGATGTGCGGGCCATTCTCAGCCCAACGGTAGCAGCGGGTCAGGAGCGGCTGCGTATTTGCCTGCACGCCTTCAACTCGGAGGAAGAAATAGTAAGGCTGGTCGACAGGCTGGCCCAAACAGGCACCCGGCTGTTTGCATGAACGAATTTATCTTACCCAAACAGCCGGGTGCCTGTTTGGACCTATTACCAATGTCTCAGAAAATTGTCGTTGCTGGAATCAGCACAGAAATTGGAAAAACCGTAACGTCGGCCATATTGGTCGAAGCCTTGCAGGCCGATTATTGGAAACCCGTGCAGTCGGGTGCGCTCGAAGATTCGGACACCGAAACGGTTCGGCGGCTCATCAGCAATCCGGTATCGCGATTTCATCCCGAAGCGTATCGGCTGCGCGAACCACTGTCGCCCCACGCAGCCGCCGAAATTGATGGCGTAACGATTGATATTGAGCAAATTACGCTTCCTGAAACCAATAACGCGCTGATAGTCGAGCTGGCTGGTGGCTTGTTGGTGCCGCTAAACGACCATGACCTAAACATTGATCTGGTGCAACGCTGGCAATTGCCCGTTGTGCTGGTGTCGCGCAATTACCTCGGCAGCATCAACCACACGCTGCTTTCCGTGGAAGCGTTACGAAGCCGACAGATTCCAATTCCTGGCATTATTTTCAACGGCCCCACTACGCCCGCTACGGAATCGTTTATTCTGAACTACACGGGGTTACCCTGCTTAGGCCGTATTGGTCAGGAACCGGAGATTACAAAGGATGTGGTGAGCCGCTATGCCACAGGTATTCAGCTACCAGCCTTGTACTAATTCGTTAAATCGTTCGAGCAGATACTGGCTTTTCGGTCCGACCTTGCCATCACCAATGGTGAGGTCGCCGATTTGCGTGATAGGCAGCACTTTCTTGGTCGAACTGGTGGTAAAGGCTTCGTCGGCGTCGTAAAGCTCCGACAGCAGCACGGGCCGCTCCTCGACCTTGAAATCGACAGCGGCCAGTTCCATCACGGTTCGGCGGGTGATGCCGCGCAATACGTGCCGGTTGGGCGTAACAATCCGGTCGCCTTTCACCAGAAAGAAGTTGCTGCGGCTGAGTTCGCTGATTTCGCCCCCGCGCTGATACAGCAAATCCGACGCGCCAGCCGCCCGAATGTCGGGAGCTTTGAGAATCACGCGCTTGTAGTCGGTGCTTTTCACCTCGGCCATCTCGCGCACATACTCGTCCAGAATCACTTTAATCCCATTCTCGTACTGCACGGGCGGCACGGGGTGAATTGCCTCGGTCAGAATGAGCAGATTGGGCTGTTCAATGCTAATGCTATCGGCAGAGTAGCCCCCCGTCATCACAAACCGAACCGCCACGTCCGGCTCGCCCGATTGCTCGATAAGCTGCATCACCACGGCGTAGGTTTCTTCTTTGCCGAGCGGCAGCGGCAAGTGCATCTGTGCCGCCGAGTTGCGAAATCGCTCCCAATACCAGTCCCACTGAAAGGGTTTGCCGTTATAAGTCAGAAAATAATCGAACATGCCGTAACCGCGCAACAGGCCGAGGTCGGTAATGCCAACCGCGAGTTCGGTAGTAGGGGCAATTGTGCCGTTGAAGTAGCCGTAGTGCATAGGAAATGCGTTATTTTAACGTTGCGTAGCAACCAAACCTATTTCGTTCGGTCGCTACGCGACGGAGGGGCCGGGGATAACCTTTGTTTCTATAAATATTAGGTCGCTAACGCGACGTTGTGGAACAGGAAAATTTAGGATGCCAGTACAACGGTCGGCTGTATGAGCAACGAAAATGTGTGCGCCAGCAACAAAATCCTGCGGGGCCGCCCGCGCGGTTAATCCTGTAAATCCTGTCCAATCCCGGTTCAGACACTTCAGACTAATTTCTTATACTTTATCCGCGTTGGCGTAGCGTCGGTACCGAGTCGTTTGCGTCGGTTCTCTTCGTATTCGGAGAAGTTGCCCTCAAACCAGTACACCTGCGAGTCGCCTTCAAAAGCCAGAATGTGCGTAGCGATGCGGTCCAGAAACCAACGGTCGTGGCTGATGACGACGGCGCAGCCCGCGAAGTTTTCCAAGCCTTCTTCCAATGCCCGCAGCGTGTTTACGTCGAGGTCGTTGGTTGGCTCATCGAGCAACAGCAGATTCGCGCCTTCTTTCAGAATCATGGCAAGGTGAACCCGGTTGCGTTCGCCCCCCGACAATGTCGCGATTTTCTTCTCCTGATCGGCTCCGGCAAAGTTGAACCGGCTCACGTAGGCGCGGGCGTTGCTTTGTTTGCCGCCGAGCATAATCCACTCGTTGCCGCCCGAAATGGTTTCGTACACCGTCTTGTTCGGGTCTAAGCCATCGTGTTCCTGATCGACGTAGGCCACTTTTACCGTTTCGCCCACCGCAAAACTGCCCGCGTCGGGTTTCTCGCGGCCTGTAATTAGTTTGAACAGCGTGGTTTTACCGGCACCATTCGGGCCGATGATGCCCACAATACCACCCTGCGGCAGTCGGAAGCCCAAATGCTCGAACAGCAGCCGGTCGCCGTAGGCTTTGGCAACATCCTCAGCCTCAATCACCTTCGCGCCCAAACGCGGGCCGGAGGGAATGAAAATCTCTAAGCGTTCTTCTTTCTGGCGATTGTCTTCGTCTAAGAGCCGTTCGTAGGCACCCAATCGCGCTTTCGACTTGGCCTGTCGGGCTTTCGGTGCCATCCGAACCCATTCCAGTTCGCGTTGCAGCGTCTTTTGCCGTTTCGACTCTGATTTTTCTTCCTTCGCCAGCCGCTGCTGTTTCTGGTCGAGCCACGACGAATAGTTACCCTTCCACGGAATGCCTTCACCCCGGTCGAGTTCGAGAATCCAGCCTGCTACATTGTCTAAGAAATAGCGGTCGTGCGTTACGGCAATGACCGTGCCTTTGTATTGCCGCAAGTGTTCTTCGAGCCACAGCACCGACTCGGCATCGAGGTGGTTGGTCGGCTCATCGAGCAGCAGCACGTCGGGTTGCTGGAGCAGCAGTCGGCACAGCGCTACGCGCCGTTTTTCGCCCCCGGAGAGGTTGTCTATAACCGCATCGGGCGGGGGGCAGCGAAGCGCATCCATGGCCCGTTCGAGCTTTTGGTCGAGTTCCCATGCCTCATGCTGGTCGAGTTTTTCCTGCACTTCGCCCTGCCGCGCCAATAGCTTGTCGAAGTCGGCATCGGGGTCGCCGAAGGCTTCGTTGATTTCATCGAACTCTCTGAGCAGGTTCACCACGTCCTGAACGCCCTCCTGCACCACCTCCAGCACGGTTTTGCCAGCCTCGAATTTTGGTTCCTGTTCGAGCATACCAACCGAGTAGCCGGGCGAAAACACAACTTCGCCGGTATAGTTCTTGTCGATACCGGCAATGATGCGCAGTAAGGTTGACTTCCCCGACCCATTTAGGCCCAAAACCCCGATTTTGGCACCGTAAAAAAAGGAAAGGTAGATGTTCTTTAGGATTTGTCGGTTCGGCGGAATATTTTTACTCACGCCCGCCATGGAGAAGATTATGGTTTCCTGACTCATTAATTTCTAATAGATTTGTGGTTGGCAAAACGTCTCAAAATTAACCCACAGCGCAGCCTTAACCAAGAACAGGAATGGAAAACGCTTCACTGGTAGACGAATACGGTTACGTCTTAGACGGAAAGGTATTTTTGAAAGGCTACCTGGATTACCCCGACCGCCAAATTGGCGAAGTCAAACGCACCGAGCAGGAAGCGCTCGATTATTTCAAGAATCGCTTCATCATTGCCGAGAACAAAGTCAGTCAGTTAGAAAAAGACATTGAGGAGGCCCAGAATAAAGGATCGTACCTCACTAAGCTGGTTCAACTTCGGAAGAAACTGATCAGCTTCGACGCCCTCGGCGATTTTCCGCCCCTGCTCGACCGGCTCGATGCACAGGAGAAAATCCTGAACGAACTGATTACGGTCAATCAGCTCAAGAATCTTGAAATCAAACGCGCCCTGATTGCCGACGCCGAAGCCATTGTCGACAGTACTGAATGGCGGCAAACTGCCGACGAACTTCAGGAAATCAAAACCAAATGGATCAAAACCGGCCCGGTCGATAAGACCGTGGAAGGTGAGGTTGAA from Spirosoma montaniterrae encodes:
- a CDS encoding glucose 1-dehydrogenase codes for the protein MSNFVNQIAFVTGAGSGIGRATALAFSRAGARVVVADINETNGQETTELIQQAGGDAFFVACDVAQPAQIEAAIQQTVAAYGRLDIGINNAGIGGRFGRLLDQTQEDFDQMMAVNVGSVFYGMQYQIRQMLTQDQPGDHPVRGKIVNVSSIAGVRGMPMGAPYSASKHAVLGLTKTVALEYAKQGIRVNAICPVYTHSTMVDDLINKAPGMEDRMRKMIPIGRFGEPDDIAQAILWLCADENAFCTGQAIQLDGGFTAG
- a CDS encoding aminotransferase class I/II-fold pyridoxal phosphate-dependent enzyme; translation: MTSTTTSVTDILQRRMAERTASGLLRQLRTAEGMVDFCSNDYLGFARSPELREAIQQADLAFDKLKTGATGSRLLAGQTTLAEAIELDLAQFYRTETALLFNAGYDANLGLLACLPQRGDVLLTDELVHASMIDGARLCYANRQRFRHNDLADLEEKLRDAFLSTGGQVFVAVESLYSMDGDTAPLTALCDLCDRYGAALLVDEAHATGVYGPNGEGLVVAMGLQERVLARVHTFGKALGVHGAAVAGPAILRDYLINFARPFIYSTALPPHSLLAIRSAHQHLQTQPTNRQRLQQRIAHFRQQVATLLPNTIWTNSISPIQCLIVPGNDAARAVATHCQQDGFDVRAILSPTVAAGQERLRICLHAFNSEEEIVRLVDRLAQTGTRLFA
- a CDS encoding acyl-CoA dehydrogenase encodes the protein MATQFYSPRDLRFQLYEVLNAERLTKFDYFRDHDRESFDMVLDAARQISETVLKPLLTVMDRNEPQLVAGKIRVHPQMRSIIKKFGDDGWINAPFRYDEGGQQLPATIMNAATFIFGAANYSSSVFPFLTTGAANLLRSFGSAELIDRFTPKMYAGQWQGTMALTEPDAGSSLSDITTTAEPTDTPGTYQIRGQKIYISAGDHDAVENVVHLMLAKIKGGPAGAKGISLFAVPQQREENGQLVDNDVLTAGVYHKMGYKGAPIAHLMVGSNGGTIGYLVGEPHQGLRYMFQMMNEARVGVGMNAVSIGTAAYYASLEYARERPQGRPVSEKDPTRPQVPIIRHADVKRMLLFQKSVLEGSLSLLLYCSYLADLSHVADGDEKANAALLLDLLTPVAKSYPSEMGCLTTSAAVQVLGGAGYTTDFPVEQFYREARIHPIHEGTTGIHGLDLLGRKVTLQGGKGVQLLLAEIERTLVDARPYADLQPLADQLTAALGKLDAVTKHLLSLAPSDTEAFLADATLYLELFGIITIAWQWLRQATVAQKNLPAAAGDDVNFYQGKLMTARYFYEYELVKVYSLARRLQATDRVTLAMKGEWF
- a CDS encoding type II toxin-antitoxin system RelE/ParE family toxin, giving the protein MVTLDWSNQIVDDIDNIAEYLSQYSKPLAETFVEKIFEKADLLRNFPEMGRMVPEVESPKVRELIYKQYRIVYQIVSNNRIRMLTVYHSAHPLSLNSLFS
- the ettA gene encoding energy-dependent translational throttle protein EttA, which gives rise to MSQETIIFSMAGVSKNIPPNRQILKNIYLSFFYGAKIGVLGLNGSGKSTLLRIIAGIDKNYTGEVVFSPGYSVGMLEQEPKFEAGKTVLEVVQEGVQDVVNLLREFDEINEAFGDPDADFDKLLARQGEVQEKLDQHEAWELDQKLERAMDALRCPPPDAVIDNLSGGEKRRVALCRLLLQQPDVLLLDEPTNHLDAESVLWLEEHLRQYKGTVIAVTHDRYFLDNVAGWILELDRGEGIPWKGNYSSWLDQKQQRLAKEEKSESKRQKTLQRELEWVRMAPKARQAKSKARLGAYERLLDEDNRQKEERLEIFIPSGPRLGAKVIEAEDVAKAYGDRLLFEHLGFRLPQGGIVGIIGPNGAGKTTLFKLITGREKPDAGSFAVGETVKVAYVDQEHDGLDPNKTVYETISGGNEWIMLGGKQSNARAYVSRFNFAGADQEKKIATLSGGERNRVHLAMILKEGANLLLLDEPTNDLDVNTLRALEEGLENFAGCAVVISHDRWFLDRIATHILAFEGDSQVYWFEGNFSEYEENRRKRLGTDATPTRIKYKKLV
- the ybeY gene encoding rRNA maturation RNase YbeY translates to MIRFFNEDVDYKLPQKQATRQWLKRQANAEGYAVGELNYIFCSDDYLLQVNRDHLQHDYYTDIITFDNSETERLIEGDIFISVDRVADNALHLGVSAEQEMRRVLAHGLLHLCGYGDKTDDEADVMRDKEDEWLASQ
- a CDS encoding quinone oxidoreductase family protein, which codes for MNAIQLTELHQPVKLTEVPTPTPGPGEVLIKLRAAALNHRDVFIQKGLYPGIKLPVILGSDGAGIVAEVGTGVDPVWRGQEVVINCSLNWGSNPAFYGPDFQILGMPANGTFAECISVPANYIHHKPAHLSFEQAAALPLAGLTAWRALMTRAGLHTSGHRSRERVLITGIGGGAALFALQFAVAAGAEVWVTSGSDEKIERAKTLGAAGGVNYREPDWLKTLMAQASGGKTEHPLRGYFDVIIDSAGGPGFAKLIDAAAPGGRIAFFGGTAGNITDIIPAKAFFKQLTLLGSTMGTEAEFGSMLAFVSEKKIRPVLDEILPLAEAEQAFRHMDDGKQFGKIVLAING
- a CDS encoding aminotransferase class IV, which translates into the protein MHYGYFNGTIAPTTELAVGITDLGLLRGYGMFDYFLTYNGKPFQWDWYWERFRNSAAQMHLPLPLGKEETYAVVMQLIEQSGEPDVAVRFVMTGGYSADSISIEQPNLLILTEAIHPVPPVQYENGIKVILDEYVREMAEVKSTDYKRVILKAPDIRAAGASDLLYQRGGEISELSRSNFFLVKGDRIVTPNRHVLRGITRRTVMELAAVDFKVEERPVLLSELYDADEAFTTSSTKKVLPITQIGDLTIGDGKVGPKSQYLLERFNELVQGW
- the bioD gene encoding dethiobiotin synthase, with the protein product MSQKIVVAGISTEIGKTVTSAILVEALQADYWKPVQSGALEDSDTETVRRLISNPVSRFHPEAYRLREPLSPHAAAEIDGVTIDIEQITLPETNNALIVELAGGLLVPLNDHDLNIDLVQRWQLPVVLVSRNYLGSINHTLLSVEALRSRQIPIPGIIFNGPTTPATESFILNYTGLPCLGRIGQEPEITKDVVSRYATGIQLPALY